In Porphyrobacter sp. LM 6, one DNA window encodes the following:
- a CDS encoding branched-chain amino acid aminotransferase has protein sequence MQFTRLPHPSPTPDATREQLIADPGFGTVFTDHMVVIDYDEALGGWQTPTVGPRQPIPLDPAASVLHYAQEIFEGLKAYRHPDGSLGLFRPEANAARFNASADRLAMPHVPPELFIAAIRALLDVDGNWYPAVEGGSLYLRPFMIATEAFLGVRPARQYKFIVIASPAGNYFKSGAKAVSIWISDYTRAAPGGTGAAKCGGNYAASLVPTGQAFAMGHDQVLFLDAVERKWVEELGGMNLFFVFADGTVITPPLTGTILPGITRNSLMELLREQGLKVSEAPYSIDQWREDAASGRLVEVMACGTAAVVTAVGKVAGPDGEFTIGAGGIGQTTAKLRETLVGIQTGRIADTHGWVMRV, from the coding sequence ATGCAATTCACCCGCCTCCCCCACCCCTCGCCCACGCCTGATGCCACCCGTGAGCAGCTGATCGCCGATCCGGGCTTCGGCACCGTGTTCACCGATCACATGGTGGTGATCGATTATGACGAGGCGCTGGGCGGCTGGCAGACCCCTACTGTCGGCCCGCGCCAGCCCATCCCGCTCGATCCGGCGGCGAGCGTGCTGCATTACGCGCAGGAAATCTTCGAAGGCCTCAAGGCCTATCGTCACCCCGATGGCAGCCTCGGCCTGTTCCGGCCCGAAGCCAATGCCGCGCGCTTCAACGCCTCGGCTGACCGGCTCGCCATGCCGCACGTACCGCCCGAGCTGTTCATCGCCGCAATCCGCGCGCTGCTGGACGTGGACGGCAACTGGTATCCGGCGGTCGAAGGCGGATCGCTCTACCTGCGCCCCTTCATGATCGCGACCGAGGCCTTCCTCGGCGTGCGTCCGGCCAGGCAGTACAAGTTCATCGTCATCGCCTCGCCGGCCGGCAATTACTTCAAGTCGGGCGCCAAGGCGGTGAGCATCTGGATTTCCGACTACACCCGCGCCGCCCCCGGCGGGACGGGTGCGGCCAAGTGCGGGGGCAACTACGCCGCCAGCCTCGTGCCCACCGGACAGGCCTTTGCGATGGGCCACGATCAGGTGCTGTTCCTCGATGCGGTCGAACGCAAGTGGGTCGAGGAACTGGGCGGCATGAACCTGTTCTTCGTCTTTGCCGACGGCACGGTGATCACCCCGCCGCTGACCGGCACGATCCTGCCCGGCATCACCCGCAACAGCCTGATGGAGCTGCTGCGCGAACAGGGCCTCAAGGTTTCCGAAGCCCCCTACTCGATCGACCAGTGGCGCGAGGACGCGGCGAGCGGCCGCCTCGTCGAGGTGATGGCCTGCGGCACCGCAGCGGTCGTCACCGCAGTCGGCAAGGTCGCGGGGCCGGATGGCGAGTTCACCATCGGTGCAGGCGGCATCGGGCAGACGACTGCCAAACTGCGAGAGACGCTGGTGGGCATCCAGACCGGCCGGATTGCTGACACCCACGGCTGGGTGATGCGGGTTTGA
- the trhO gene encoding oxygen-dependent tRNA uridine(34) hydroxylase TrhO, protein MDKQPIQVAALYQFTRFDDPEALKEPLLGVCEAQGIKGTLLLAREGINGTIAGSSEGLEAVLGHIRALPGCADLDVKYSAAPAMPFHRMKVRVKREIVTMGEPDIDPTLSAGHYVDPHDWNALIADPDTIVIDTRNDYEVAVGTFAGAVDPQTPSFRDFPAWFREHREELLAGKKKVAMFCTGGIRCEKSTSFLRAEGIEEVYHLKGGILKYLEQVPEEQSLWQGECFVFDERVTVRHGLEQGTFQLCRACRRPLDEAALAHPDYEDGVSCPACIHERTPEQRAGYAERQRQEALAKARGQLHVGAVRPPKP, encoded by the coding sequence ATGGACAAACAACCAATCCAAGTCGCCGCGCTCTACCAGTTCACGCGGTTCGATGATCCCGAGGCTCTGAAGGAACCGCTGCTTGGCGTCTGCGAAGCGCAGGGCATCAAGGGCACGCTGCTGCTCGCGCGCGAGGGGATCAACGGGACGATTGCGGGCTCGTCAGAGGGGCTGGAGGCGGTGCTCGGCCACATCCGCGCGCTGCCGGGGTGCGCTGACCTTGATGTCAAATACTCCGCCGCGCCCGCAATGCCGTTCCACCGCATGAAGGTGCGCGTGAAGCGCGAGATCGTCACCATGGGCGAGCCCGATATCGACCCCACCCTGTCAGCGGGACACTATGTCGACCCGCATGACTGGAACGCGCTGATCGCGGACCCTGACACCATCGTGATCGATACCCGCAACGATTACGAAGTCGCCGTCGGCACATTTGCGGGCGCGGTCGATCCGCAGACGCCCTCCTTCCGCGATTTCCCCGCCTGGTTCCGCGAACACCGCGAGGAACTGCTCGCGGGGAAAAAGAAGGTCGCGATGTTCTGCACCGGCGGCATCCGCTGCGAGAAATCGACCAGCTTCCTGCGCGCCGAGGGGATCGAGGAGGTCTATCACCTCAAGGGCGGCATTCTGAAGTATCTTGAACAAGTGCCTGAAGAACAAAGCCTGTGGCAGGGCGAATGCTTCGTGTTCGATGAACGCGTGACGGTGCGCCACGGGCTTGAACAGGGCACATTCCAGCTCTGCCGCGCCTGCCGCCGTCCGCTCGACGAAGCCGCGCTCGCCCATCCGGATTATGAGGACGGCGTGAGCTGTCCTGCCTGCATCCACGAACGCACGCCCGAGCAGCGCGCCGGCTACGCCGAACGCCAGCGGCAGGAAGCGCTCGCCAAGGCGCGGGGGCAATTGCACGTCGGCGCGGTGCGCCCGCCCAAACCGTGA
- a CDS encoding glutathione S-transferase: MSPPPILYSFRRCPYAMRARMALWVAGIAAELREVKLAAKPPELLAVSPKATVPVLVLADGRVIDQSLDIMRWALAQRDPEGWLGGDHPALIAVNDGPFKHHLDRAKYPGRYGDDDGTDHRAEALALLEPLEEQLEAAPFLTGKRRALADIALFPFVRQFAAIDPAWFAAQPLPRLQGWLDALLGSDLFAAVMPKFAPWQAGDPPVLFEPR; encoded by the coding sequence GTGAGCCCGCCGCCGATCCTCTATTCCTTCCGCCGCTGCCCCTATGCGATGCGGGCGCGCATGGCGCTGTGGGTGGCGGGGATCGCGGCGGAATTGCGCGAGGTGAAGCTCGCCGCCAAGCCGCCCGAACTCCTCGCCGTTTCGCCCAAGGCGACCGTGCCGGTACTGGTGCTGGCGGACGGACGCGTAATCGACCAGAGCCTCGACATCATGCGCTGGGCTTTGGCGCAGCGCGATCCCGAAGGCTGGCTCGGCGGTGATCATCCGGCGCTGATCGCGGTGAATGACGGGCCGTTCAAACATCATCTCGACCGCGCCAAGTATCCCGGCCGCTACGGCGATGACGACGGCACCGATCACCGCGCCGAAGCCCTCGCGCTGCTCGAACCGCTGGAGGAACAGCTGGAGGCCGCGCCGTTCCTGACCGGCAAGCGGCGTGCTTTGGCCGATATCGCGCTGTTCCCCTTCGTCCGCCAGTTTGCCGCGATCGATCCGGCATGGTTTGCCGCGCAGCCTCTGCCACGTTTGCAGGGATGGCTGGATGCACTCCTCGGTTCCGATCTGTTCGCGGCGGTGATGCCCAAATTCGCGCCGTGGCAGGCGGGCGATCCGCCGGTGCTGTTCGAACCTCGCTAA
- a CDS encoding LysR family transcriptional regulator yields the protein MKLGEPTLDQLRIFIAVAEHGSFGGAAKAMGRAVSAVSYGIAQLEAQLALSLFDREGSRRPVLTAAGEGLLAEARGVADGVDALLAKTRSLHAGQEPSLTLVVDVMVPGEITAHVLGEFRRMFPTCALTLRIEGLGAVAACVINGGSDLAIGGPVIGDSPTLERQAVGEIELIPVAAPTHPLAQPAIVPGESRRHLQLVLTDRSPLTEGLEFSVLSPLTWRLGDLGAKHSLLKEGLGWGNMPRAMVADDLASGALVELDLPEKPGAHYPLNALWRRDTRLGPAASWLVDAFKEGLAACPDAPLRT from the coding sequence ATGAAACTCGGCGAACCCACGCTCGATCAATTGCGCATCTTCATCGCCGTGGCCGAACACGGCAGCTTTGGCGGCGCGGCCAAGGCGATGGGGCGCGCGGTTTCGGCTGTGTCTTACGGGATCGCCCAGCTTGAGGCGCAGCTCGCGCTCAGCCTGTTTGATCGAGAAGGCTCGCGCCGTCCGGTGCTGACCGCGGCGGGCGAGGGGCTGCTCGCCGAAGCGCGCGGGGTGGCTGACGGGGTCGATGCGCTGCTGGCGAAGACGCGCTCGCTCCACGCGGGGCAGGAGCCTTCGCTGACGCTCGTGGTCGACGTGATGGTGCCGGGCGAGATCACCGCGCATGTGCTCGGCGAATTCCGTCGGATGTTCCCGACCTGCGCGCTCACCTTGCGGATCGAAGGGCTGGGCGCGGTGGCGGCGTGCGTGATCAACGGCGGATCTGATCTTGCCATCGGCGGGCCGGTGATCGGCGACAGCCCCACACTCGAACGGCAGGCGGTGGGCGAGATCGAGCTGATCCCGGTCGCCGCGCCCACGCATCCCCTCGCACAGCCGGCCATCGTGCCGGGCGAGAGCCGCCGCCACCTGCAACTGGTGCTGACCGACCGTTCGCCGCTGACCGAGGGGCTGGAGTTCTCCGTCCTCAGCCCGTTGACCTGGCGGCTGGGGGACTTGGGCGCGAAGCACTCGCTGCTCAAGGAGGGGCTGGGCTGGGGCAATATGCCGCGCGCGATGGTGGCGGATGATCTGGCGAGCGGTGCGCTGGTGGAGCTCGATCTGCCCGAAAAGCCCGGCGCGCATTATCCCCTCAACGCGCTGTGGCGGCGCGACACGCGGCTGGGCCCGGCGGCGAGCTGGCTGGTCGATGCGTTCAAGGAAGGGTTGGCGGCGTGTCCGGATGCACCGCTTCGGACTTGA
- a CDS encoding pirin family protein, translating into MIELRPFNTLGAANHGWLDAHHHFSFSNYHDPARVHWGALRVWNDDKIAPGTGFPTHPHSDMEIITYVRTGAITHTDSMGNKGRTEAGDVQVMSAGNGVRHSEYNLETEETTLFQIWIIPDERGGDPSWGARQFPKDERSGAFVPLASGVANDNDALTIRADARVLGATIKAGTSVTYTPRSADRHLYLVPATGKIRIDTVEANARDGVAITNLAEVTITALEDSEVVLVDAA; encoded by the coding sequence ATGATCGAACTGCGTCCCTTCAACACACTCGGCGCCGCCAACCACGGCTGGCTTGACGCGCATCACCACTTCTCGTTTTCGAACTACCACGATCCGGCCCGCGTCCACTGGGGCGCGCTGCGGGTGTGGAACGATGACAAGATTGCCCCCGGCACCGGCTTTCCCACCCATCCGCACAGCGACATGGAGATCATCACCTATGTCCGCACCGGCGCGATCACGCACACGGACTCGATGGGCAACAAGGGCCGCACCGAAGCGGGCGACGTGCAGGTGATGAGCGCCGGCAACGGCGTGCGCCATTCGGAATACAACCTCGAAACCGAGGAAACCACGCTGTTCCAGATCTGGATCATCCCCGACGAGCGCGGCGGCGATCCGAGCTGGGGTGCGCGCCAGTTCCCCAAGGATGAACGCTCGGGCGCCTTCGTGCCGCTCGCCAGCGGCGTGGCGAACGACAATGACGCGCTGACGATCCGCGCCGATGCCCGCGTGCTCGGCGCGACGATCAAGGCCGGCACCAGCGTGACCTACACGCCGCGCAGCGCCGATCGCCACCTCTACCTCGTCCCCGCGACGGGCAAGATCCGGATCGACACCGTGGAAGCCAACGCCCGTGACGGCGTGGCGATCACCAACCTTGCCGAAGTCACCATAACCGCGCTGGAAGACAGCGAAGTCGTGCTGGTCGACGCAGCGTAA
- a CDS encoding FMN-dependent NADH-azoreductase has translation MSNILYVTASIRSDAESVTRGLGQRIVDGLAAKTGAAVTTCDLAANDLPYVSAERFDANLTPAEARTPEQTELAAIADTLIAELLAADTIVIAAPVYNFGPPASLKAWADLVARAGTTFQYTATGPEGLLKGKKAYLAIASGGTPVGSDVDFMSRWLTFFLGFLGISDVQIVAADGIMGIDGEAKIAAANDAALKLTA, from the coding sequence ATGAGCAACATCCTCTATGTCACCGCCAGCATCCGTTCCGACGCCGAAAGCGTGACGCGCGGGCTCGGCCAGCGCATTGTCGATGGCCTTGCCGCCAAGACCGGCGCGGCTGTCACCACCTGCGATCTGGCGGCCAATGATCTGCCCTATGTGAGCGCCGAACGCTTCGACGCGAACCTCACCCCGGCCGAAGCGCGCACCCCTGAACAGACCGAACTCGCCGCCATCGCCGATACGCTGATCGCTGAACTGCTGGCCGCCGACACCATCGTGATCGCCGCACCGGTCTACAATTTCGGCCCGCCCGCCAGCCTCAAGGCCTGGGCCGATCTGGTCGCGCGTGCCGGAACCACCTTCCAGTACACCGCCACCGGCCCCGAGGGGCTTCTGAAGGGCAAGAAGGCCTATCTCGCCATCGCCAGCGGCGGCACGCCGGTGGGCAGCGATGTCGATTTCATGAGCCGCTGGCTGACCTTCTTCCTCGGCTTCCTCGGCATCAGCGACGTGCAGATCGTCGCGGCTGACGGAATCATGGGGATCGATGGCGAGGCCAAGATTGCCGCCGCCAACGACGCCGCGCTGAAACTCACCGCGTGA
- a CDS encoding DoxX family protein, which translates to MTTTTLDTTAATAILPKDWTALVARVLLAVLFLLAGLGKLAAIEATTGYIASVGLPMAAAVCYATIALEIVGGVLLIAGYRTRLVAIGLGLFTILAGIIFHADFADQAQMTSFLKNLAIAGGMFQVAAFGPGRFSLDRG; encoded by the coding sequence ATGACCACCACCACTCTCGATACAACCGCCGCCACCGCGATCCTGCCCAAGGATTGGACCGCCCTTGTCGCCCGCGTGTTGCTCGCGGTGCTGTTCCTGCTCGCCGGGCTCGGCAAGCTTGCCGCGATCGAGGCAACCACCGGCTACATCGCCAGCGTCGGCCTGCCGATGGCCGCGGCGGTGTGCTATGCCACCATCGCGCTCGAGATTGTCGGCGGGGTGCTGCTGATCGCAGGCTATCGCACTCGGCTGGTGGCGATCGGCTTGGGACTGTTCACTATTCTCGCCGGAATTATCTTCCATGCCGATTTTGCCGATCAGGCGCAGATGACAAGCTTCCTCAAGAACCTCGCGATTGCCGGCGGGATGTTCCAGGTCGCCGCCTTCGGCCCGGGCCGCTTCTCGCTCGACCGCGGCTGA
- a CDS encoding MFS transporter, translated as MDHAADSREPLVLERSRKLRLFTLFILYVGQGMPIGLFWFAIPAWMAVHGASAADVGSVAALTALPWSLKLVNGFIMDRYTFLAMGRRRAWIIGAQGVMIVCLVTAALINPSVTDVAILGAIGFTVNLATTFQDVGVDGLAVDIMTEDERARGSGMMFGGQSIGIASATALCGFVIEDFGAPAAYLTVAAILLALSTYVATLRERAGERLLPWSAGSANPRNLGIQIEAWWPLLKATFISLTRPASLLFLPVLFGSRVAYGGFAGATPLIGANYVGLGTAEIASHTAMGGLVAGVLCMTLGGWLGDRFGAKRIAIMWLVTGLAMFAVMYWAEPYWSDPRLFTAFVLGWITLDMLITVASLPIPMRLCDPKVAATQFTIYMAVANFGVAFGAFMLGKTTTMGGLSSIFAVVGAGYVVALLLLLTVKFPRRPEFYAKQTQAALVMDGAGVSKLAPGAPIV; from the coding sequence ATGGATCATGCGGCAGACAGCCGGGAGCCGCTTGTGCTCGAGCGCAGCCGCAAGCTGCGGCTCTTTACCCTGTTTATCCTCTATGTCGGGCAGGGGATGCCGATCGGGCTGTTCTGGTTCGCGATACCGGCATGGATGGCCGTCCATGGCGCGAGCGCGGCCGATGTCGGCTCGGTCGCCGCACTCACCGCGCTGCCGTGGTCACTGAAACTGGTGAACGGCTTCATCATGGATCGCTACACCTTCCTTGCGATGGGCCGCCGCCGCGCGTGGATCATCGGCGCGCAGGGCGTGATGATTGTCTGTCTGGTGACGGCCGCGCTCATCAACCCCTCCGTCACCGATGTCGCGATCCTCGGAGCGATCGGCTTCACTGTGAACCTTGCCACCACCTTCCAGGATGTCGGGGTCGATGGCCTCGCGGTCGACATCATGACCGAGGACGAGCGCGCGCGTGGTTCCGGCATGATGTTCGGCGGGCAATCGATTGGCATCGCTTCGGCAACCGCGCTGTGCGGCTTTGTGATCGAGGACTTTGGTGCGCCCGCCGCCTACCTTACCGTCGCCGCGATCTTGCTGGCGCTTTCAACCTATGTCGCCACGCTGCGCGAACGCGCGGGCGAGCGGCTTTTGCCGTGGAGCGCGGGCAGCGCCAATCCGCGCAATCTCGGTATCCAGATCGAGGCGTGGTGGCCGCTGCTGAAGGCGACCTTTATCTCGCTCACACGGCCCGCCAGCCTGCTGTTCCTGCCGGTGCTGTTCGGCAGCAGGGTGGCCTATGGCGGGTTTGCCGGGGCGACCCCGCTGATCGGGGCCAATTATGTGGGACTCGGCACGGCTGAAATCGCGTCGCACACGGCCATGGGCGGTCTGGTTGCCGGGGTGCTGTGCATGACACTGGGTGGATGGCTGGGCGACCGTTTCGGTGCCAAGCGGATTGCGATCATGTGGCTGGTGACCGGCCTTGCCATGTTCGCCGTGATGTATTGGGCTGAGCCCTACTGGAGCGACCCGCGCCTATTCACCGCCTTCGTGCTGGGCTGGATCACGCTCGACATGCTGATTACCGTCGCATCGCTGCCGATCCCGATGCGCCTGTGTGATCCCAAGGTCGCTGCCACACAATTCACGATCTACATGGCGGTTGCGAACTTCGGGGTCGCGTTCGGCGCCTTCATGCTCGGCAAGACGACGACGATGGGCGGATTGTCGTCGATCTTCGCGGTTGTCGGCGCGGGCTATGTGGTGGCGTTGCTGTTGCTGTTGACGGTGAAGTTTCCCCGCCGTCCGGAATTCTATGCCAAGCAGACACAAGCTGCGCTGGTGATGGACGGCGCCGGGGTGTCCAAACTGGCCCCCGGCGCCCCGATAGTGTGA
- a CDS encoding DMT family transporter: MRGGIPLSALGIMLFCNVAWAMNVVVSKIAVSSLGLPPLFYTVLRSAMVLAVLFPLLRHLPARLPLVLLIGFAVTGGSFGLQFEGLQSASPSAVGIVNLSGAPLTVLFAVLFLGEEVRWRRRIGMALALGGVGLAIGAPSGSNDPVGLGFAFAGVFIGAFASVFVKRLEVGAVALQAWAALATLAVMLPGTMLLESGQFEAVEAAPLAVAGCVLFSGVIVSVGAHSAYFRLFQQYDANLIVPLTLLTPLLTIAFGTWLTGDHIGWSLIVGGSLALVGVAIIVIRPSRTIFKPWLVREN; this comes from the coding sequence ATGCGCGGCGGGATACCTCTCTCCGCACTCGGGATCATGCTGTTCTGCAATGTCGCCTGGGCGATGAACGTCGTGGTCTCCAAGATCGCGGTGTCGAGCCTTGGCTTGCCACCGCTGTTCTACACCGTGCTGCGCTCGGCGATGGTGCTGGCGGTGCTGTTCCCGCTGCTGCGCCATTTGCCCGCGCGTCTGCCGCTGGTGCTGCTGATCGGGTTCGCGGTGACGGGCGGCAGCTTCGGCTTGCAATTTGAAGGCTTGCAGAGCGCCAGCCCCTCGGCGGTGGGGATCGTCAACCTCTCGGGCGCGCCGCTCACGGTGCTGTTCGCGGTGCTTTTCCTTGGCGAGGAGGTGCGCTGGCGGCGCCGGATCGGGATGGCGCTGGCGCTGGGCGGCGTGGGCCTTGCGATCGGTGCGCCTTCGGGGTCGAACGATCCAGTGGGGCTCGGCTTTGCCTTTGCGGGCGTGTTCATCGGCGCCTTTGCCTCGGTCTTCGTCAAGCGGCTGGAGGTGGGCGCGGTCGCGCTTCAGGCGTGGGCCGCACTGGCGACGCTGGCGGTGATGCTGCCGGGCACGATGCTGCTGGAAAGCGGGCAATTTGAAGCGGTTGAGGCGGCACCTCTGGCGGTGGCGGGGTGCGTGCTGTTTTCCGGCGTGATCGTTTCGGTCGGCGCGCATTCGGCCTATTTCCGGCTGTTCCAGCAGTATGACGCGAACCTGATCGTGCCGCTCACCCTGCTCACTCCGCTGCTCACGATTGCCTTCGGGACATGGCTGACGGGGGACCACATCGGCTGGTCGCTGATCGTTGGCGGAAGCCTTGCGCTGGTGGGTGTGGCGATCATCGTCATCCGCCCGAGCCGCACAATCTTCAAACCCTGGCTGGTCCGCGAGAACTGA
- a CDS encoding NAD(+) synthase, whose protein sequence is MSETSHPFYDMHEHGFVRVATATPASRPADVAFNTAGVLAEAHKAHAANVDLVVFPELTLSSYAIDDLLLQNALIERVEQALAEVVAASAELHPVLVVGAPLRRADKLYNCAVVIAHGQILGVVPKSFLPNYREFYEKRHFAHGRGCTDLWIGVAGEEAPFGTDLVFAAANLPGFRFGVELCEDFWAPIPPGMTAALAGALILCNLSASPVTIGRADDRHLHCRSSAARAIAAYVYSASGHGESTTDLAWDGQGVIYEIGDLMAQSARFDRTGELCVVDIDTERLAAERQRNQTFADAAEWAGRPEDSYRKVVFEHAYAEGDIGLVRPVARFPFVPDRPEKLDEDCYEAFNIQVDALMRRIESTRAKSLVIGISGGLDSTHALIVAAKACDRLGLPRTTIRGYTMPGFGTSDGTKSNAHKLMAAMGITAGEIDIRPAAQKMLEDIGHAFAAGEPVHDVTFENVQAGLRTDYLFRLAGQHSGFVVGTGDLSELALGWCTYGVGDHMSHYGVNAGVPKTLIQYLIRWTIATGQFDEACAEVLGAILDTEISPELVPPGADGQMQSTESLVGPYELNDFFLHHVIRYGQRPSKVAFLAWHAWKEASAGLWPAGFPEAKKNAYTLATIAGWLDKFCARFFGFSQFKRSALPNGPKVSSAGALSPRGDWRAPSDAVATVWREELRESLPDEVVRDLSV, encoded by the coding sequence ATGAGCGAGACATCGCATCCCTTCTACGACATGCACGAACACGGCTTCGTGCGCGTGGCGACCGCGACACCCGCGAGCCGCCCGGCCGATGTCGCCTTCAACACCGCAGGCGTGCTGGCCGAGGCGCACAAGGCGCACGCGGCAAACGTCGATCTGGTGGTCTTCCCCGAACTGACGCTGTCCTCCTATGCGATCGACGATCTGCTGCTCCAGAACGCGCTGATCGAGCGGGTCGAGCAGGCGCTCGCCGAAGTCGTGGCTGCTTCGGCAGAGCTTCATCCGGTGCTGGTTGTCGGGGCCCCGCTGCGCCGTGCGGACAAGCTTTACAATTGCGCGGTGGTGATCGCGCATGGGCAGATTCTGGGCGTCGTTCCCAAGAGCTTCCTGCCCAATTACCGCGAGTTCTACGAGAAGCGCCACTTCGCCCATGGGCGCGGGTGCACCGATCTGTGGATCGGCGTGGCGGGCGAGGAAGCGCCGTTCGGCACCGATCTCGTCTTTGCCGCTGCGAACCTGCCCGGCTTCCGCTTCGGGGTCGAACTCTGCGAGGATTTCTGGGCGCCGATCCCGCCGGGGATGACTGCCGCGCTCGCCGGTGCGCTGATCCTGTGTAACCTTTCCGCCTCGCCCGTCACCATCGGCCGCGCGGATGATCGCCACCTCCATTGCCGCTCATCTGCGGCGCGGGCGATTGCGGCTTACGTCTATTCGGCCAGCGGGCACGGGGAGAGCACCACCGATCTCGCATGGGACGGGCAGGGCGTGATCTACGAGATCGGCGATCTGATGGCCCAATCGGCGCGGTTCGACCGTACGGGCGAGCTGTGCGTGGTCGATATCGATACCGAACGCCTCGCTGCCGAGCGCCAGCGAAACCAGACCTTCGCTGATGCCGCCGAGTGGGCAGGGCGGCCGGAAGACAGCTACCGCAAGGTGGTGTTCGAACACGCCTACGCAGAAGGCGACATTGGCCTCGTCCGCCCGGTCGCGCGCTTCCCCTTCGTGCCTGACCGGCCCGAGAAGCTCGACGAGGATTGCTACGAAGCGTTCAACATCCAGGTCGATGCGCTGATGCGCCGGATCGAATCGACGCGGGCCAAGAGCCTCGTGATCGGCATTTCGGGAGGACTCGACAGCACCCATGCGCTGATCGTTGCGGCCAAGGCCTGCGACCGGCTCGGCCTGCCGCGCACCACCATCCGCGGCTACACCATGCCCGGTTTCGGCACTTCGGACGGCACGAAGAGCAACGCGCACAAGCTGATGGCCGCCATGGGCATTACCGCCGGCGAGATCGACATTCGTCCCGCCGCGCAAAAGATGCTCGAGGATATCGGCCATGCCTTCGCTGCGGGCGAGCCGGTGCATGATGTGACCTTCGAGAACGTGCAGGCCGGCCTCAGAACCGATTACCTGTTCCGCCTCGCCGGCCAGCATTCGGGCTTTGTGGTCGGCACGGGCGACCTTTCCGAGCTGGCGCTCGGCTGGTGCACCTATGGCGTGGGCGACCACATGAGCCATTACGGGGTCAATGCAGGCGTTCCCAAGACGCTGATCCAGTATCTGATCCGCTGGACCATCGCGACCGGCCAGTTCGACGAGGCTTGCGCCGAGGTGCTGGGGGCAATCCTCGATACCGAGATTTCGCCCGAGCTGGTGCCGCCGGGCGCCGACGGGCAGATGCAATCGACGGAGAGCCTCGTCGGCCCTTACGAGCTCAACGACTTCTTCCTCCACCACGTGATCCGCTACGGACAGCGCCCTTCCAAGGTCGCGTTTCTGGCGTGGCACGCATGGAAGGAAGCCTCGGCAGGGCTGTGGCCCGCAGGCTTCCCCGAGGCGAAGAAGAACGCCTACACGCTGGCGACAATCGCAGGCTGGCTCGACAAGTTCTGCGCGCGGTTCTTCGGCTTCTCGCAGTTCAAGCGCTCGGCGCTGCCCAACGGGCCAAAGGTCTCCTCGGCAGGCGCGCTCTCGCCGAGAGGTGATTGGCGCGCGCCCTCCGATGCGGTGGCGACCGTTTGGCGCGAGGAACTGCGCGAAAGCCTGCCTGACGAGGTTGTGCGCGATCTGTCTGTCTGA
- the yghU gene encoding glutathione-dependent disulfide-bond oxidoreductase, whose translation MADAPYTPPKVWSADTVSGGRFATINRPTAGAREEKALPVGANPFQLYSLATPNGVKVTIMLEELIEAGHTGAEYDAWTINIGAGEQFTSGFVDVNPNSKIPALLDQSGLAPFRVFESGAILVHLAEKFGMFLPTDPAARAEVLSWVFWQVASGPFIGGGFGHFYAYAPEKYEYAINRYAMETKRIFDVADQRLAQSRFLAGDEYTLADIANFPWLAPFTEGNIYNDAKTFLSIDEYQNVARWVAEINARPAVQRGRIVNKVWGDEDTQLKERHSAADFAGKRLG comes from the coding sequence ATGGCCGATGCCCCCTATACGCCCCCGAAGGTCTGGAGCGCCGACACCGTTTCGGGCGGGCGCTTTGCCACCATCAACCGTCCGACCGCAGGCGCGCGCGAGGAGAAGGCGCTGCCGGTGGGCGCAAATCCCTTCCAGCTCTATTCGCTCGCCACGCCCAACGGGGTGAAGGTGACGATCATGCTCGAGGAACTGATCGAAGCCGGGCACACGGGCGCGGAGTATGATGCCTGGACAATCAACATCGGCGCGGGCGAGCAGTTCACCAGCGGCTTTGTGGATGTGAACCCCAATTCGAAGATCCCCGCCCTGCTCGACCAGAGCGGCCTGGCGCCCTTCCGCGTGTTCGAAAGCGGCGCGATCCTTGTCCATCTGGCGGAAAAGTTCGGGATGTTCCTGCCCACCGATCCAGCCGCGCGCGCAGAGGTGCTGAGCTGGGTGTTCTGGCAGGTCGCGAGCGGCCCCTTCATCGGCGGCGGGTTCGGCCATTTCTACGCCTATGCGCCCGAGAAATACGAATATGCGATCAACCGCTATGCGATGGAAACCAAGCGCATTTTCGATGTTGCCGACCAGCGCCTCGCGCAGTCACGCTTCCTCGCAGGCGACGAATACACTTTGGCCGATATCGCCAACTTCCCCTGGCTTGCGCCCTTTACCGAAGGGAACATCTACAACGATGCCAAGACCTTCCTCAGCATCGACGAATACCAGAACGTCGCGCGCTGGGTCGCGGAAATCAACGCGCGCCCGGCGGTGCAGCGCGGACGGATCGTCAACAAGGTGTGGGGCGATGAAGACACCCAGCTGAAAGAGCGCCACTCGGCCGCGGACTTCGCTGGCAAGCGGCTCGGCTGA